A portion of the Tamandua tetradactyla isolate mTamTet1 chromosome 16, mTamTet1.pri, whole genome shotgun sequence genome contains these proteins:
- the LOC143659406 gene encoding small ribosomal subunit protein uS17m produces MSIARSSVHAKWIVGKVIGTAMQKTAKVRVTRLVLDNYLLKYFNKRKTYFAHDALQQCTVGDIVLLKALPVPRTKHVKHELAEIIFKVGKVIDPVTGKPCAGTTYLESPVTLETTHLSKNLKELSVSSTQ; encoded by the coding sequence ATGTCAATAGCTCGCTCTTCTGTCCATGCCAAATGGATCGTGGGGAAGGTGATTGGGACAGCAatgcaaaaaactgctaaagtGAGAGTGACCAGGCTTGTTCTGGATAACtatttattaaagtattttaataagCGGAAAACCTACTTTGCTCACGATGCCCTCCAGCAGTGCACTGTTGGGGATATCGTGCTTCTCAAAGCATTACCTGTTCCACGAACAAAGCACGTAAAGCATGAACTAGCTGAGATCATTTTCAAAGTGGGAAAAGTCATAGATCCAGTGACAGGAAAACCCTGTGCAGGAACCACGTACCTGGAGAGTCCAGTCACTCTGGAAACCACCCACCTAAGCAAAAATCTCAAAGAACTTAGTGTCTCTTCAACACAATAA